The Ziziphus jujuba cultivar Dongzao chromosome 7, ASM3175591v1 genome includes a region encoding these proteins:
- the LOC107424379 gene encoding B-box zinc finger protein 18 isoform X5 codes for MRTICDACESAAAIVFCAADEAALCRSCDEKVHMCNKLASRHVRVGLANPSEVPRCDICENAPAFFYCEIDGSSLCLQCDMIVHVGGKRTHGRYLVLRQRVEFPGDKPGNLEDPAAQLMDRGESRRGQTQQPRMTSGEKQQNHKVSPVPISETDADGHAKRDNKMIDLNIQPYRMHGQASNNQDQ; via the exons ATGCGAACAATTTGTGATGCTTGTGAAAGTGCAGCCGCAATCGTGTTTTGCGCTGCCGATGAGGCTGCTCTTTGCCGTTCTTGTGATGAGAAG GTCCATATGTGCAACAAACTTGCTAGCCGACATGTACGGGTTGGTCTTGCAAATCCCAGCGAAGTTCCTCGATGTGATATTTGTGAAAATGCACCAG CTTTCTTTTATTGCGAGATAGACGGAAGTTCCCTTTGTTTGCAATGTGATATGATTGTTCATGTTGGGGGTAAAAGAACACATGGAAGATATCTCGTTCTGAGGCAGAGAGTTGAG TTTCCAGGTGATAAACCTGGTAATCTTGAGGACCCAGCCGCGCAACTAATGGATCGAGGTGAGTCAAGAAGAGGACAAACTCAGCAACCTAGAATGACATCAGGAGAGAAGCAGCAAAATCACAAGGTTTCTCCTGTTCCAATATCAGAAACTGATGCTGATGGGCATGCCAAGAGGGATAATAAAATGATTGATTTGAATATTCAGCCTTATAGGATGCATGGCCAAGCTTCAAATAATCAG GATCAATGA
- the LOC107424379 gene encoding B-box zinc finger protein 18 isoform X2 gives MRTICDACESAAAIVFCAADEAALCRSCDEKVHMCNKLASRHVRVGLANPSEVPRCDICENAPDGSSLCLQCDMIVHVGGKRTHGRYLVLRQRVEFPGDKPGNLEDPAAQLMDRGESRRGQTQQPRMTSGEKQQNHKVSPVPISETDADGHAKRDNKMIDLNIQPYRMHGQASNNQFGNTFKSQVNAKVLCSYYILQMDPSDKMHSLLAANYGHDRQNFISSTPCI, from the exons ATGCGAACAATTTGTGATGCTTGTGAAAGTGCAGCCGCAATCGTGTTTTGCGCTGCCGATGAGGCTGCTCTTTGCCGTTCTTGTGATGAGAAG GTCCATATGTGCAACAAACTTGCTAGCCGACATGTACGGGTTGGTCTTGCAAATCCCAGCGAAGTTCCTCGATGTGATATTTGTGAAAATGCACCAG ACGGAAGTTCCCTTTGTTTGCAATGTGATATGATTGTTCATGTTGGGGGTAAAAGAACACATGGAAGATATCTCGTTCTGAGGCAGAGAGTTGAG TTTCCAGGTGATAAACCTGGTAATCTTGAGGACCCAGCCGCGCAACTAATGGATCGAGGTGAGTCAAGAAGAGGACAAACTCAGCAACCTAGAATGACATCAGGAGAGAAGCAGCAAAATCACAAGGTTTCTCCTGTTCCAATATCAGAAACTGATGCTGATGGGCATGCCAAGAGGGATAATAAAATGATTGATTTGAATATTCAGCCTTATAGGATGCATGGCCAAGCTTCAAATAATCAG TTTGGGAATACGTTCAAATCCCAAGTAAATGCAAAGGTCCTCTGTTCCTATTACATCCTTCAAATGGACCCATCAGACAAAATGCATTCATTGTTAGCTGCTAATTATGGCCATGATCGACAGAACTTCATATCTAGTACTCCTTGCATTTAA
- the LOC107424379 gene encoding B-box zinc finger protein 18 isoform X1 produces MRTICDACESAAAIVFCAADEAALCRSCDEKVHMCNKLASRHVRVGLANPSEVPRCDICENAPAFFYCEIDGSSLCLQCDMIVHVGGKRTHGRYLVLRQRVEFPGDKPGNLEDPAAQLMDRGESRRGQTQQPRMTSGEKQQNHKVSPVPISETDADGHAKRDNKMIDLNIQPYRMHGQASNNQFGNTFKSQVNAKVLCSYYILQMDPSDKMHSLLAANYGHDRQNFISSTPCI; encoded by the exons ATGCGAACAATTTGTGATGCTTGTGAAAGTGCAGCCGCAATCGTGTTTTGCGCTGCCGATGAGGCTGCTCTTTGCCGTTCTTGTGATGAGAAG GTCCATATGTGCAACAAACTTGCTAGCCGACATGTACGGGTTGGTCTTGCAAATCCCAGCGAAGTTCCTCGATGTGATATTTGTGAAAATGCACCAG CTTTCTTTTATTGCGAGATAGACGGAAGTTCCCTTTGTTTGCAATGTGATATGATTGTTCATGTTGGGGGTAAAAGAACACATGGAAGATATCTCGTTCTGAGGCAGAGAGTTGAG TTTCCAGGTGATAAACCTGGTAATCTTGAGGACCCAGCCGCGCAACTAATGGATCGAGGTGAGTCAAGAAGAGGACAAACTCAGCAACCTAGAATGACATCAGGAGAGAAGCAGCAAAATCACAAGGTTTCTCCTGTTCCAATATCAGAAACTGATGCTGATGGGCATGCCAAGAGGGATAATAAAATGATTGATTTGAATATTCAGCCTTATAGGATGCATGGCCAAGCTTCAAATAATCAG TTTGGGAATACGTTCAAATCCCAAGTAAATGCAAAGGTCCTCTGTTCCTATTACATCCTTCAAATGGACCCATCAGACAAAATGCATTCATTGTTAGCTGCTAATTATGGCCATGATCGACAGAACTTCATATCTAGTACTCCTTGCATTTAA
- the LOC107424379 gene encoding B-box zinc finger protein 18 isoform X3: protein MRTICDACESAAAIVFCAADEAALCRSCDEKVHMCNKLASRHVRVGLANPSEVPRCDICENAPAFFYCEIDGSSLCLQCDMIVHVGGKRTHGRYLVLRQRVEFPGDKPGNLEDPAAQLMDRGESRRGQTQQPRMTSGEKQQNHKVSPVPISETDADGHAKRDNKMIDLNIQPYRMHGQASNNQNDFIRYD, encoded by the exons ATGCGAACAATTTGTGATGCTTGTGAAAGTGCAGCCGCAATCGTGTTTTGCGCTGCCGATGAGGCTGCTCTTTGCCGTTCTTGTGATGAGAAG GTCCATATGTGCAACAAACTTGCTAGCCGACATGTACGGGTTGGTCTTGCAAATCCCAGCGAAGTTCCTCGATGTGATATTTGTGAAAATGCACCAG CTTTCTTTTATTGCGAGATAGACGGAAGTTCCCTTTGTTTGCAATGTGATATGATTGTTCATGTTGGGGGTAAAAGAACACATGGAAGATATCTCGTTCTGAGGCAGAGAGTTGAG TTTCCAGGTGATAAACCTGGTAATCTTGAGGACCCAGCCGCGCAACTAATGGATCGAGGTGAGTCAAGAAGAGGACAAACTCAGCAACCTAGAATGACATCAGGAGAGAAGCAGCAAAATCACAAGGTTTCTCCTGTTCCAATATCAGAAACTGATGCTGATGGGCATGCCAAGAGGGATAATAAAATGATTGATTTGAATATTCAGCCTTATAGGATGCATGGCCAAGCTTCAAATAATCAG AATGATTTTATTCGGTACGATTAA
- the LOC107424414 gene encoding probable serine protease EDA2 codes for MKIEERRWTTSLLVLALVVVWSTFSCSDGFVAPRSMLDSLSGSKNYLTTDELWFNQTLDHFSPYDHRQFSQRYYEYLDYFRIPDGPIFLRICGEGPCNGIANDYIGVLAKKFGAAVVCLEHRYYGKSSPFTSLTTENLRYLSSKQALFDLAVFRQFYQVSVNLKLNRTKVENPWFVFGVSYPGALSAWFRLKFPHLTCGSLASSAVVLAVYNYTEFDQQVGESAGPECKAALQETNQLIEERFKTNGKAVKRMFGAAELEIDGDFMYFLADAAAIAFQYGNPDKLCIPLVQAKKNGEDLVEAYAKYVKEYYVGTFGSSVQTYNQKHLKNTTLGENSSDRLWWFQVCTEVAYFQVAPANDSIRSSKVDTRYHLDLCKNVFGEGIYPDVVATNTYYGGTKITGSKIVFTNGSQDPWRHASKQSSSPDMPSYLITCHNCGHGTDLRGCPQSPLSPEGDARNCSSSDAVTKVRQQIIENIDLWLSQCQDRERRYA; via the exons atgaagattgaGGAAAGGAGGTGGACGACGTCGCTTTTGGTATTGGCGTTGGTGGTAGTGTGGTCGACGTTTTCTTGTAGTGATGGGTTTGTGGCGCCTCGATCGATGCTTGACAGCTTGTCTGGAAGCAAGAATTACTTGACAACTGATGAGCTCTGGTTCAACCAGACCCTCGATCACTTCTCTCCTTAT GACCACCGTCAATTCTCGCAGCGCTACTATGAATATCTGGACTATTTTCGAATTCCAGATGGACCAATTTTCCTGAGAATTTGTGGCGAAGGTCCGTGCAATGGTATCGCCAATGATTATATAGGC GTTTTGGCAAAGAAGTTTGGAGCCGCTGTGGTGTGTCTGGAGCATCGCTACTATGGAAAAAGCTCACCTTTTACATCACTGACTACAGAGAACTTGAGATATCTCTCATCAAAGCAGGCGCTTTTCGATTTGGCTGTTTTCCGTCAATTTTATCAG GTATCTGTAAATCTGAAGTTGAATAGAACGAAAGTTGAAAACCCATGGTTTGTTTTCGGGGTTTCGTACCCTGGAGCTCTGAGTGCATGGTTCCGCCTCAAGTTCCCTCATTTAACATGTGGAAGTCTTGCCAGTTCTGCGGTTGTTCTTGCTGTTTATAACTACACGGAATTTGATCAGCAG GTTGGTGAGTCAGCTGGTCCAGAATGTAAAGCTGCATTACAAGAAACTAATCAGCTTATTGAAGAAAGATTTAAAACAAATGGGAAAGCAGTGAAGAGGATGTTTGGTGCTGCCGAG CTTGAGATTGATGGCGATTTCATGTACTTTCTCGCAGATGCTGCTGCTATAGCG TTTCAATATGGAAATCCAGATAAACTATGCATTCCTCTAGTTCAAGCAAAGAAGAATGGAGAGGATTTGGTG GAGGCATATGCCAAATATGTTAAGGAGTATTACGTTGGAACTTTTGGATCTAGTGTTCAAACATACAACCAAAAGCACTTGAAAAACACTACTCTTGGAGAAAACAGTTCTGACCGGTTGTGGTGGTTCCAAGTTTGTACTGAAGTTGCATATTTTCAGGTGGCTCCTGCAAATGACAGCATTCGCTCTTCAAAAGTCGATACAAG ATACCATTTGGACCTTTGCAAGAATGTCTTTGGAGAGGGCATCTATCCTGATGTTGTTGCAACAAACACATACTATGGAGGCACAAAAATTACTG GTTCAAAAATAGTGTTTACAAATGGCTCTCAGGATCCATGGCGTCATGCATCAAAGCAGAGTTCATCTCCAGATA TGCCTTCCTACCTCATCACTTGCCATAATTGTGGCCATGGAACTGATTTGCGGGGATGTCCTCAATCTCCTTTAAGCCCTGAAG GTGATGCACGTAACTGCAGCTCCTCTGATGCGGTTACCAAAGTAAGGCAACAGATAATCGAAAACATAGACCTATGGCTCTCTCAGTGCCAAGACAGAGAAAGGAGATATGCCTGA
- the LOC107424379 gene encoding B-box zinc finger protein 18 isoform X4, giving the protein MRTICDACESAAAIVFCAADEAALCRSCDEKVHMCNKLASRHVRVGLANPSEVPRCDICENAPAFFYCEIDGSSLCLQCDMIVHVGGKRTHGRYLVLRQRVEFPGDKPGNLEDPAAQLMDRGESRRGQTQQPRMTSGEKQQNHKVSPVPISETDADGHAKRDNKMIDLNIQPYRMHGQASNNQEGNCFS; this is encoded by the exons ATGCGAACAATTTGTGATGCTTGTGAAAGTGCAGCCGCAATCGTGTTTTGCGCTGCCGATGAGGCTGCTCTTTGCCGTTCTTGTGATGAGAAG GTCCATATGTGCAACAAACTTGCTAGCCGACATGTACGGGTTGGTCTTGCAAATCCCAGCGAAGTTCCTCGATGTGATATTTGTGAAAATGCACCAG CTTTCTTTTATTGCGAGATAGACGGAAGTTCCCTTTGTTTGCAATGTGATATGATTGTTCATGTTGGGGGTAAAAGAACACATGGAAGATATCTCGTTCTGAGGCAGAGAGTTGAG TTTCCAGGTGATAAACCTGGTAATCTTGAGGACCCAGCCGCGCAACTAATGGATCGAGGTGAGTCAAGAAGAGGACAAACTCAGCAACCTAGAATGACATCAGGAGAGAAGCAGCAAAATCACAAGGTTTCTCCTGTTCCAATATCAGAAACTGATGCTGATGGGCATGCCAAGAGGGATAATAAAATGATTGATTTGAATATTCAGCCTTATAGGATGCATGGCCAAGCTTCAAATAATCAG GAAGGAAATTGTTTTTCTTAG
- the LOC107424386 gene encoding glyoxylase I 4, giving the protein MMEIEELSSCEALPLLSLNHVSLLCRSVWASVRFYEEVLGFVLIKRPSSFNFNGAWLYNYGIGIHLIENPSLDEYDAMNDLRPINPKDNHISFQCTDVGLVKRRLQDMGMRYVTAVVEEEGIKVDQVFFHDPDGYMIELCNCENIPIIPLSSCPFKPMGHSFKKQTPNKCGFLENVMETVMMESLSLDMMNFSF; this is encoded by the exons ATGATGGAGATCGAGGAATTAAGCAGCTGTGAGGCACTTCCTCTGCTCTCTTTAAACCATGTTTCCTTACTTTGCAGATCAGTTTGGGCATCTGTGAGATTCTATGAAGAAGTTTTGGGCTTTGTTCTTATCAAACGCCCttcttctttcaacttcaaTGGAGCTTG GTTGTATAATTATGGGATTGGTATACACTTGATTGAGAATCCATCGTTGGACGAGTACGATGCAATGAATGACTTGAGACCCATCAATCCCAAGGACAACCACATTTCTTTCCAA TGCACAGATGTTGGACTTGTCAAGAGGAGGCTGCAAGATATGGGGATGAGATACGTAACAGCTGTGGTGGAGGAAGAAGGGATTAAGGTGGACCAAGTGTTCTTCCATGACCCAGATGGCTATATGATTGAGCTCTGCAACTGTGAGAATATTCCCATTATTCCTCTTTCTTCTTGTCCCTTCAAGCCTATGGGACATAGTTTCAAGAAACAGACTCCAAACAAATGCGGTTTCTTGGAAAATGTCATGGAAACTGTGATGATGGAGAGCTTGAGCCTGGATATGATGAACTTTTCATTTTAA